In a single window of the Streptomyces sp. CGMCC 4.7035 genome:
- a CDS encoding DUF742 domain-containing protein, whose product MSEDRTGAQYPPGSQWYDHEAGPLVRPYAMTGGRTKPGPTGVRFDLIALVSLDTGAPDVDDDTSLGPEHRALIDLCRIETQSVAELAAGADLPVGVVRVLLGDLLELGCVTVSRPVPPARLPDERILREVIEGLRAL is encoded by the coding sequence ATGAGCGAGGACAGGACAGGCGCCCAGTACCCTCCGGGCAGCCAGTGGTACGACCACGAGGCGGGACCGCTGGTCCGGCCCTACGCGATGACCGGCGGCCGCACCAAACCAGGCCCCACCGGAGTGCGCTTCGACCTCATCGCCCTCGTCTCACTGGACACCGGGGCACCCGACGTCGACGACGACACCTCGCTGGGCCCGGAACACCGCGCCCTCATCGACCTGTGCCGCATCGAGACCCAGTCCGTCGCCGAACTCGCCGCGGGCGCCGACCTGCCCGTGGGTGTTGTGCGGGTGCTGCTCGGGGACCTACTGGAACTGGGCTGCGTCACGGTCAGCCGCCCCGTACCGCCGGCGCGTCTGCCCGACGAGCGGATTCTGCGCGAGGTCATCGAAGGACTGAGGGCGCTGTAG
- a CDS encoding GTP-binding protein, with protein MVSEHSDATDAETAALALKILVAGGFGVGKTTLVGAVSEIRPLRTEELLSEAGQSVDDTDGVDQKVTTTVAMDFGRITIRSGLSLYLFGTPGQDRFWFLWDELSQGALGAVVLADTRRLEDCFPAVDYFEHRRIPFVVAVNCFAGTRTYGANDVSRALDLDQGTPVVLCDARDRDSGKEVLIRLVEYAGRMHTARLLDSVG; from the coding sequence ATGGTCTCCGAGCACTCCGACGCCACCGATGCCGAGACGGCCGCCCTGGCGTTGAAGATACTTGTCGCCGGCGGATTCGGCGTGGGCAAGACCACTTTGGTGGGCGCGGTCAGCGAGATCAGGCCGTTGCGCACCGAGGAACTGCTGAGCGAAGCCGGTCAGTCCGTGGACGACACCGACGGCGTGGATCAGAAGGTCACGACCACTGTGGCCATGGACTTCGGACGCATCACCATCCGGTCCGGACTCTCGCTCTACCTCTTCGGCACTCCGGGCCAGGACCGCTTCTGGTTCCTGTGGGACGAGCTCTCCCAAGGTGCACTCGGCGCCGTCGTCCTCGCGGACACCCGGCGGCTCGAAGACTGCTTCCCCGCCGTGGACTACTTCGAACACCGGCGCATCCCGTTCGTGGTGGCCGTCAACTGCTTCGCGGGAACCCGCACCTACGGTGCCAACGACGTGTCGCGCGCCCTCGACCTCGACCAGGGCACGCCCGTGGTGCTCTGCGACGCCAGGGACCGTGACTCCGGGAAGGAGGTGTTGATCCGCCTCGTCGAGTACGCCGGGCGGATGCACACCGCCCGGCTGCTCGACTCCGTGGGATGA
- a CDS encoding PPOX class F420-dependent oxidoreductase — protein MAQKMTDEEWRAFVSHGTRTGKLSTVRADGSPHVTPIWFLLDGDDVVFNTGKESVKGRNLARDGRVALCVDDDRPPYDFVVLQGRAELSEDLDDVRHWATRLGARYMGEERAEEFGARNGVPGELLVRVRVEKVLAYSAVAE, from the coding sequence ATGGCACAGAAGATGACCGACGAAGAATGGCGGGCCTTCGTCTCGCACGGTACCCGCACGGGGAAGCTCTCCACGGTCCGCGCCGACGGCAGTCCGCATGTGACGCCGATCTGGTTCCTGCTGGACGGCGACGACGTGGTCTTCAACACCGGGAAGGAGAGCGTGAAGGGACGAAATCTGGCCAGGGACGGCCGGGTCGCCCTGTGCGTGGACGACGACCGTCCCCCGTACGACTTCGTTGTGCTGCAGGGGCGGGCCGAGCTCTCGGAGGACCTGGACGACGTGCGGCACTGGGCGACCCGGCTCGGCGCCCGGTACATGGGCGAGGAGCGGGCCGAGGAGTTCGGGGCGCGCAATGGCGTTCCGGGGGAACTCCTGGTCCGGGTACGGGTGGAGAAGGTGCTGGCGTATTCGGCCGTCGCCGAGTAG
- a CDS encoding roadblock/LC7 domain-containing protein yields MAQNTELGWLLDDLAERVEDIRHALVLSNDGLVTGTSTGLRREDAEHLAAVSSGLHSLAKGSGRHFGAGQVRQTMIEFDDAILFVTAAGPGSCLCVLSAAEADIGQIAYEMTLLVNRVGEHLAVDARQRDETPIVDL; encoded by the coding sequence ATGGCGCAGAACACGGAGCTCGGCTGGCTCCTGGACGATCTGGCCGAGCGCGTGGAAGACATACGGCACGCGCTGGTGCTGTCCAACGACGGACTGGTGACCGGCACGAGTACCGGGCTGCGGCGCGAGGACGCGGAGCACCTCGCGGCCGTCTCGTCCGGGTTGCACAGCCTGGCCAAGGGCTCGGGTCGCCATTTCGGCGCGGGTCAGGTGCGCCAGACCATGATCGAGTTCGATGACGCGATCCTGTTCGTCACCGCCGCCGGTCCCGGCAGCTGCCTGTGCGTGCTCAGCGCCGCCGAGGCCGACATCGGTCAGATTGCGTACGAGATGACACTGCTCGTGAACCGGGTCGGGGAGCACCTCGCCGTGGATGCGCGACAGAGGGACGAGACACCGATCGTGGATCTCTGA
- a CDS encoding DUF6397 family protein encodes MSGHTVTSTIAETTGAAAGSAARRPSLAPSRAAQELELRRGEFDLAVQLGCVRTIPDEGGGGRRVTRAEIARVRSQEGFPEALRERVKAVGTRDGAALMEVTPARFTRFARLGLVVPVNWYLNRYRAVVWLYLAQELQQFASEEENAPLLTGRTPEGLRDQLDAGLDLRPRNWRGRHLGFQLRQTEDPWVKAAAVAALLDPVQVAEIVRDPYERAQLNRLRPAQSAQEAPDSPAGWIAARIMTAEAPDEIGWLRADLRQALIEARQRRPAPRPSPGVPVERPPETTIARQDPAVRQEPTRSRGMFGWLRRRNR; translated from the coding sequence ATGTCCGGACACACGGTCACGTCCACCATCGCCGAGACCACCGGCGCCGCCGCGGGTTCCGCAGCGCGGCGGCCGTCGCTGGCGCCCAGCCGCGCCGCACAGGAACTGGAGCTGAGGCGGGGCGAGTTCGACCTCGCGGTACAGCTCGGGTGCGTGCGGACCATCCCGGACGAAGGGGGAGGAGGGCGCCGGGTCACCAGGGCGGAGATCGCCCGCGTGCGTTCCCAGGAGGGGTTTCCCGAAGCGTTGCGGGAGCGGGTCAAGGCGGTGGGCACGCGGGACGGCGCGGCCCTGATGGAGGTGACGCCCGCCAGGTTCACGCGGTTCGCACGCCTGGGTCTGGTGGTGCCGGTGAACTGGTACCTGAACCGCTACAGGGCCGTGGTCTGGCTCTATCTGGCCCAGGAGCTGCAGCAGTTCGCCTCCGAGGAGGAGAACGCGCCGCTGCTGACCGGCCGGACTCCGGAGGGGCTCCGCGATCAGCTGGACGCGGGGCTGGACCTGCGGCCCCGCAACTGGCGCGGGCGCCACCTCGGATTCCAGTTGCGCCAGACGGAGGACCCGTGGGTGAAGGCCGCCGCTGTGGCGGCCCTGCTGGATCCGGTGCAGGTGGCGGAGATCGTCCGGGATCCCTACGAGCGCGCCCAGCTGAACCGCCTGCGGCCTGCGCAGTCCGCGCAGGAGGCACCCGACTCGCCCGCGGGCTGGATCGCCGCGCGGATCATGACGGCGGAAGCTCCCGACGAGATCGGCTGGCTCCGGGCCGACCTGAGGCAGGCGCTCATCGAGGCTCGCCAACGCCGACCCGCTCCACGGCCGTCGCCCGGGGTCCCGGTCGAGCGGCCGCCCGAGACCACGATCGCCCGCCAGGACCCGGCCGTGCGGCAGGAGCCGACGCGATCGCGAGGCATGTTCGGGTGGCTTCGCCGCAGAAACCGTTGA